GATGAAATTAGTAAAATACTTGGAAGAATTGAAGAAAGGAAATCTGTTGAAACAATAGAAACTGCTTTCAGAGCTGGTGATCCTGTAAGGATAATTGATGGACATTTTAGTAATTTTTCTGGATTTGTAACGGAGGTTAATAATTCGAAGCAAAAATTAAAAGTTGAAGTTTCAATTTTTGGTCGTAAAACACCTATAGAATTAGATTATACACAAGTAGAAATAGAAAGATAAATTATTGTATAAAAATATAATAATTTCATAATAACAAAGTAAGAACATTTGTATTAAATAATAGAACTTTTTATAAAAGATAAATGGCAAAGAAATTACTAGGCTCTTTTAAACTTCAAATTACAGCTGGGTCTGCAACAATGGCTCCACCTGTTGGTCCTGCATTCGGTCAACGAGGCTTGAATGGTATGGAGTTTGTAAAACAATTCAACGCAAAAACTCAAAAAGATGGTGGAATTTTAACACCAGTTTTAGTTAGTTTTTTCTCAGATAAATCATTTACATTTGTTGTAAAATCACCACCAGCTGCTGTATTGATTATCAAAGCAATAAGTATTGCAAAAGGTTCTGGTGAACCAAATAGAAGTAAAGTAGGGAAGGTGAAAAAATCACAGTTAGAAGAGATTGCAAAAGTTAAGATGGGAGATTTAAATTGTGATACAATGGAAAGTGCAATATCAATGCTTTCTGGTACAGCTCGTTCAATGGGAGTTACAGTAGAAGATTAATCTAAAATAGTTTAAAAGAAAAGAAAATATAATAATGGCAAAAGTCAGTAAAAGATTTGCAATTGCAACAAAACAAGTAGATAAATTAAAATTTTATCACTTAACAGAAGGTATTAATCTTGTAAAGCAGAATGCAACTGCAAGATTTGATGAATCTGTTGATGTAGCAATTAAATTAGGTGTTGACCCAAGAAAAGCTGATCAGCTTGTTCGTGGTACAGTATCACTACCTCATGGAATCGGGAAAAAAGTACGAGTTGCAGTAGTAGCTCGTGAATTGAAAGCTCAAGAAGCGTTAGATGCTGGTGCTGATATAGCAGGCTTTGAAGATCTTTTAGAAAAGATAAAGGGGGGTTGGACAGATATTGATGTAATTGTTGCAACACCAGATGTTATGGGTGAGTTAGGAAAGTTAGGTCGTATTTTAGGTCCACGTGGATTAATGCCTAACCCTAAATCTGGAACTGTTACAACTGATGTAGCAAAAGCAGTTAATGAGGTAAAAGCAGGTAAAATTGAATATCGTGTTGATAAGGCTGGAGTTGTACATGCAGGTGTAGGAAAAGCTTCATTTGATTCTGAAAAATTATTTGATAATGTTAATGCATTTATTGGAAGTATAATGAGAGCTAAGCCTCAAACTTCTAAGGGTAAATATGTAAGGGGTATTACATTAAGTTCAACAATGGGACCAGGAGTACATATTGATGAAGCGATTACTTCAGGAGCTGAGAATCATTAATTGCCAGTCAAATTATTAAGTATAAATATATAATAATCATATACAATGAACAAAAAGGAAAAAGCTAATGTAGTAACTCAGGTGTCAGAATTGCTTGAAGGTGCTCAAGGTATTTTCTCGGTTGATTTTACTGGATTAAATGTTGCCAGAACAATCGAGCTTCGCCGCGAATTCAAGAAAGCTGGAGTTTCCTACAAAGTTGCTAAAAACACACTAATCAAACGTGCGTTACAGGATAAAGGTGGTTATGATCATATTGTAGATCTATTCAAAGGTCAAACAGGAATTGCTATAGGTTACGATGATCCAGCTGCTCCTGCTCGTATTTTGAAAGGTTTTGTAAAAGATGATATGCCTAAGTTAAATTTCGCCACAATTGAAGGAGAAATCTTTGATGGAGGGCAATTAGCACATCTTGCTTCAATGCCAACCAAAAAAGACTTATTAGGCTCTATAGTTGGAGCGTTAAATGCACCTGCAAGCGGAATAGTTGGGGCAATTAATGCAGTAATGCGTGATTTGTCATCTGTTATTGAAGCAGTTGCAAAATCTAAGGAATAATTTAATTAAATTTTAAAACTTTGTATATTAGATGACTTCTCCTCATTAATAATACAAGCTTCTAAGTTCTTAATTTTTTAAATTTTTCTAAACAATCAAAAGTAAATATTTTATAAACACATAATTTTTTAAAAAAAATGGCTAACATACTAGAATTAGTAGAAACTATTGGTAATTTGACATTAACACAAGCAGCTGAATTAAAAACAGCACTAGAAGACAAATTTGGTGTAACAGCATCAGCACCTATGATGATGGCTGCTGCGCCTGCTGCTGCTGCTGCAGTTGTAGAAGAACAAACAGAATTTAATGTTGAGTTAACAGATGCTGGTGCAAATAAAATCAATGTAATTAAAGTTGTACGTGAAATTACTGGTTTAGGTTTGAAAGAAGCAAAAGATTTAGTTGAAGGAGCACCAAAAGCTGTAAAAGAAGGTGTATCTAAAGAAGAAGCTGAAACATTGAAGAAAAAAATTGAAGAAGCAGGTGGAAAAGTTTCATTGAAGTAATTTCATTGAATTAGTTTAGATTCCTTTCTCGTATTTTTTTGGACAATATAATTATACACTTATATATTTATATTGTCGTCTTTTAAGAGTAGTTTCTTTTTACCTAATAATTTACGTGAACCTAAAAATTAATTTATTTAATTATAAGTTCACATTATAAAATTTGATGCAGCAAAAAATAAAGTTGCACAAGATATTAAACAAACATTGGACTTTCGACAATTACCAAATTGCCGGAAGTCCTTGTTTTGTCTTTCCTTTAATTTGATTTTTTAACAAACTTTAGATAAAATCGTGAAAACAAACGGAGTTAATACTAATGAATATATTGCACCTGGTGAAGATCGCAAATCATTTGGAAAAGTTAAACCAACTGTATCAATCGGTGATTTACTTGCTGTTCAATTAAATTCATACAAAGATTTTTTGCAAGAAGATATTGATCCTTCTAAAAGAAAACCAATTGGACTTCAACAAGCTTTTCTGCAAAATTTCCCTATAAGTGATGCACGTGAAATATTTATACTTGAATACCTTGATTATTATATTGAGCGACCAAGATATAATGAAGTTGAATGTCGCCAAAGAGAATTAACATATTGTGCTCCAATTAAAGCCAGACTAAGGCTTAGCTCTAAAGCAGAAAGGGGTACAGATGATTTTATTGAAACAATTGAACAAGAAGTTTACATGGGGAATGTTCCGGTTATGACTGGACGTGGAACTTTTATTATAAATGGAGCTGAACGTGTTATTGTTTCACAATTACATCGTTCACCCGGTGTGTTTTTCAGTGATGCACTTCATCCAAATGGAACTAGGATTTATTCTGCAAGAATTATCCCTTTCCGAGGATCTTGGGTTGAGTTTACTACTGATATCCAAAATGTAATGTATGCATATATTGATCGTAAGAAAAAGTTTCCTGTAACAACTTTACTTCGTGCTTTAGGATTTTCAAGTGATGAAGATTTATTGCAACTTTTTGATTTGACTGAAGAGATTGACACAGATAAACTAGATACAGATTATTTAGATAGAGTAGTAGCTGGTGACGTAGTTGATATAAATACTGGAGAAATTATTTCTCTAAAAGATATGCGATTAACACGTGAATTAATTGCATTAGTAAAAGAATCTGGAACAGATAAATTAAGGTTATTTACTGAGGAAGCTTCTCAAGCAGATTCAATAATTGTTAAAACAATTCATAAAGATACTACAAGAACAGAAGAAGATGCTCTTGAAGCAATTTATCGTCAGTTAAGATCTGGTGAACCACCAGATATGGAAACAGCCCGTGGGTTGATTGATAAACTATTCTTTAATTCAAAAAGATATGATTTAGGAGAAGTT
Above is a window of Chlorobiota bacterium DNA encoding:
- the rplK gene encoding 50S ribosomal protein L11 gives rise to the protein MAKKLLGSFKLQITAGSATMAPPVGPAFGQRGLNGMEFVKQFNAKTQKDGGILTPVLVSFFSDKSFTFVVKSPPAAVLIIKAISIAKGSGEPNRSKVGKVKKSQLEEIAKVKMGDLNCDTMESAISMLSGTARSMGVTVED
- a CDS encoding 50S ribosomal protein L10; this translates as MNKKEKANVVTQVSELLEGAQGIFSVDFTGLNVARTIELRREFKKAGVSYKVAKNTLIKRALQDKGGYDHIVDLFKGQTGIAIGYDDPAAPARILKGFVKDDMPKLNFATIEGEIFDGGQLAHLASMPTKKDLLGSIVGALNAPASGIVGAINAVMRDLSSVIEAVAKSKE
- a CDS encoding 50S ribosomal protein L1, yielding MAKVSKRFAIATKQVDKLKFYHLTEGINLVKQNATARFDESVDVAIKLGVDPRKADQLVRGTVSLPHGIGKKVRVAVVARELKAQEALDAGADIAGFEDLLEKIKGGWTDIDVIVATPDVMGELGKLGRILGPRGLMPNPKSGTVTTDVAKAVNEVKAGKIEYRVDKAGVVHAGVGKASFDSEKLFDNVNAFIGSIMRAKPQTSKGKYVRGITLSSTMGPGVHIDEAITSGAENH
- the rplL gene encoding 50S ribosomal protein L7/L12, with product MANILELVETIGNLTLTQAAELKTALEDKFGVTASAPMMMAAAPAAAAAVVEEQTEFNVELTDAGANKINVIKVVREITGLGLKEAKDLVEGAPKAVKEGVSKEEAETLKKKIEEAGGKVSLK